Genomic DNA from Rana temporaria chromosome 1, aRanTem1.1, whole genome shotgun sequence:
aatttttttttatcttttacaaagctttcttcttttttttgtgtgtgtggaaGGGttgagtggacagtgtcagtgtgtttttatttatatatatatatatatatatatattgtcggttaaagcggcgcagtgccgaatcgcaaaaagtggcctggtctttggccagcaaaatggtccggggctgaagtggttaatgaaaaaagattatttgcaaatttttataacaaaacacattttgtcttagttttctttctttcttttttttttgtttagcaaaaaaaaaaaaatcagtagtagaactgcagtctgctcacataatttgtaataaaagcatattttgccattctgaagcttccctccaaccactttgcatattattttatatatatactgtgattctgtacttgtcaaatatgctgcagaaatctccctccactgagtctggctgcaaccattttaactgtgggcagctgaatctgctgcctgttcacttcctagaTTTATACTGACACacttccagctctgcagctttcattggccctcttatgactctccccccccccttccttcccgacAAACTCTTACGAGagcgagagagctgtgcatgatgtcataagcctaggctttttaccagacaagaaataggaagtgggctgtataaggtatttactggtagaaaaaaaatgttttgctaccCAAAGTttaaacaacaacaagggcagaagatttcatCGATGGAAAGATGGAAAATTTACAGAAGttctgccttaaaggggttttccatccattttttaagtttattaaaagtcagcagctacaaaaagtgtagctgctggcttttaataaactgacacttacctgctccagcgttccagcgacgcgccggccggggctcctttctccccccccccccccccccccccggccggcgtcttcattgttactgtgggcacccggccgtgacagctttcggcttcacggccgggcacccactgcgcatgcgcgcgtggcccggcgctgcgctgtttgattggacaggcgatcgcctgggacctgtcatgtgtcccaggcgatcgcctacagggaggggctgccaaaaggcgatatgacgtattgccttagcagcccctcggcagaaggaggaagtgggacaggaagtccccttctcctgaagcccccactcccccccccccccaaaaaaaattacatgccaaatgtggcatgtaagggggagaggagtgggttaagaggaagttccatttttgggtggaactcctctttaaataccaccaaaagaaagctctatttgtgtgaaaaaatgataaaaatgtaattcaggtacattgttgcatgaccgcgcaattgtcattcaaagtgtgaaaatcggcctgggcagaaaaggggtaaaagtgcctggtattgaagtagttaacatCCTGAATGCCTTGAGGCCACTGCTCTCCCCTGAAAAGCCCAGTCCATTGTGGATCACTTTTTAGAGTGTGGTCTCCCATGTGAAGGTATGATGTACTGGGACTCTCCAGTGATAATGACATCACAGTGCAGAGGTTCACAGGGGAGTTCTATGGACTCAGCAGGGGTTGTGGTGTCGGTCTGCAGCTCTCCCACAAGGGTTTAGTAGCCCCTTCTGTTAGTGATGTGTGTCGTGTTGAAATGACTGGTTCTCTTTCCTGTTGCCCAGGTACACACCAGCTTCTCCATAAAACCGGACTTTATATCCTGGCACTGATAGCACTTTGCTGCTACATCAATATCCTCTTCGGATCCTTCGCCTTCATGCTGGACTTTGTCAGGGTTCGGATTAATATCTCCACAATCCTGCACTTTATTACAGGTAATTTACTTCTGGAGAGTTTGGAGAAGGGAGAGAAACTCTGTCAGGTTTGTACTGTCTCTGATTGGAATATATTTGTACATTGAGAGGGGTCAGGAAGTGATGGAAAGTCTTttgaggtcatgtgatcactgttacAATCCAGATCCTGGGTTTGTTttggggtcatgtgatcactgttacAATCCAGATCCTGGGTTTGTTttgaggtcatgtgatcactgttagAATCCAGAACCCGGGTTTGTTTTGAGGTCCTGTGATCACTGTTAGAATCCAGATCCTGGGTTTGTTttggggtcatgtgatcactgttagAATCCAGATCCCGGGTTTGTTttggggtcatgtgatcactgttagAATCCAGAACCCGGGTTTGTtttggggtcatgtgatcattgTTAGAATCCAGATCCCGGGTTTGTtttggggtcatgtgatcattgTTAGAATCCAGATCCCGGGTTTGTTttggggtcatgtgatcactgttagAATCCAGAACCCGGGTTTGTTttggggtcatgtgatcactgttagAATCCAGAACCCGGGTTTGTTttgaggtcatgtgatcactgttagAATCCAGATCCTGGGTTTGTTttggggtcatgtgatcactgttatgccgcgtacacaccatcactttatgtgatggaaaaaaacgacattttctgtgaagtaaaaaaacgacgtttttgaaacaaattttttcaaaaacgacgttgcctacacaccatcgttttttcacaatgctctagcaaagtgaggttacgttcaccacttttttccattgaagcccgcttcataacttgcttctgggcatgcgcgggtttaaacgtcgttttttgctacacacggtcaatttttgtgaaacaaaaaacgacgtaaaaaaattgaagcatgcttcaatttttttttgtcgttttgcacaagacataaaacgacgttttcccccacacacggtcatttaaattgacgtttttaaaaatgtcgttttttttcataacataaagtgatggtgtgtacgcggcattagactccaGAACCTGGGTTTTTTttggggtcatgtgatcactgttagAATCCAGAACCTGGGTTTGTTttggggtcatgtgatcactgttagAATCCAGAACCTGGGTTTGTTttggggtcatgtgatcactgttagAATCCAGAACCTGGGTTTGTTttggggtcatgtgatcactgttagAATCCAGAACCTGGGTTTGTTttggggtcatgtgatcactgttagAATCCAGATCCCGGGTTTGTTTtgagatcatgtgatcactgttagAATCCAGAACCTGGGTTTGTTTtgagatcatgtgatcactgttagAATCCAGAACCCGGGTTTGTCttggggtcatgtgatcactgttagAATCCAGAACCCGGGTTTGTTTTGAGGTCATGTGATCAATGTTAGAATACAGAACCCGGGTTTGTTttgaggtcatgtgatcactgttagAATCCAGAACCCGGGTTTGTTttgaggtcatgtgatcactgttagAATCCAGAACCCGGGTTTGTTttgaggtcatgtgatcactgttagAATCCAGAACCCGGGTTTGTTttgaggtcatgtgatcactgttagAATCCAGAACCCGGGTTTGTTttggggtcatgtgatcactgttagAATCCAGAACCTGGGTTTGTTttggggtcatgtgatcactgttagAATCCAGAACCCGGGTTTGTTttggggtcatgtgatcactgttagAATCCAGATCCTGGGTTTGTTttggggtcatgtgatcactgttagAATCCAGATCCTGGGTTTGTTttggggtcatgtgatcactgttagAATCCAGAACCCAGGTTTGTTttggggtcatgtgatcacagTTAGAATCCAGAACCCGGGTTTGTTttgaggtcatgtgatcactgtatcCAGAACCCGGGTTTGTTttgaggtcatgtgatcactgatAGAATCCAGAACCCGGGTTTGTTttgaggtcatgtgatcactgttagAATCCAGATCCTGGGTTTGTTttgaggtcatgtgatcactgttagAATCCAGAACCCGGGTTTGTTttgaggtcatgtgatcactgttcGAATCCAGAACCCGGGTTTGTTttgaggtcatgtgatcactgtatcCAGAACCTGGGTTTGTTTTTTAGGTCATGTGATCAATGTTAGAATCCAGAACCCGGGTTTGTTttgaggtcatgtgatcactgtatcCAGAACCCGGGTTTGTTttgaggtcatgtgatcactgttagAATCCAGAACCCGGGTTTGTTttgaggtcatgtgatcactgttatAATCCAGATCCTGGGTTTGTTttgaggtcatgtgatcactgttagAATCCAGAACCCGGGTTTGTTttggggtcatgtgatcactgttagAATCCAGAACCTGGGTTTGTTttggggtcatgtgatcactgttagAATCCAGATCCCGGGTTTGTTTtgagatcatgtgatcactgttagAATCCAGAACCTGGGTTTGTTTtgagatcatgtgatcactgttagAATCCAGAACCCGGGTTTGTCttggggtcatgtgatcactgttagAATCCAGAACCCGGGTTTGTTTTGAGGTCATGTGATCAATGTTAGAATACAGAACCCGGGTTTGTTttgaggtcatgtgatcactgttagAATCCAGAACCCGGGTTTGTTttgaggtcatgtgatcactgttagAATCCAGAACCCGGGTTTGTTttgaggtcatgtgatcactgttagAATCCAGAACCCGGGTTTGTTttgaggtcatgtgatcactgttagAATCCAGAACCCGGGTTTGTTttggggtcatgtgatcactgttagAATCCAGAACCTGGGTTTGTTttggggtcatgtgatcactgttagAATCCAGAACCCGGGTTTGTTttggggtcatgtgatcactgttagAATCCAGATCCTGGGTTTGTTttggggtcatgtgatcactgttagAATCCAGATCCTGGGTTTGTTttggggtcatgtgatcactgttagAATCCAGAACCCAGGTTTGTTttggggtcatgtgatcacagTTAGAATCCAGAACCCGGGTTTGTTttgaggtcatgtgatcactgtatcCAGAACCCGGGTTTGTTttgaggtcatgtgatcactgatAGAATCCAGAACCCGGGTTTGTTttgaggtcatgtgatcactgttagAATCCAGATCCTGGGTTTGTTttgaggtcatgtgatcactgttagAATCCAGAACCCGGGTTTGTTttgaggtcatgtgatcactgttcGAATCCAGAACCCGGGTTTGTTttgaggtcatgtgatcactgtatcCAGAACCTGGGTTTGTTTTTTAGGTCATGTGATCAATGTTAGAATCCAGAACCCGGGTTTGTTttgaggtcatgtgatcactgtatcCAGAACCCGGGTTTGTTttgaggtcatgtgatcactgttagAATCCAGAACCCGGGTTTGTTttgaggtcatgtgatcactgttatAATCCAGATCCTGGGTTTGTTttgaggtcatgtgatcactgttagAATGCAGATCCTGGGTTTGTTttgaggtcatgtgatcactgttagAATCCAGATCCTGGGTTTGTTttggggtcatgtgatcactgttagAATCCAGAACCCGGGTTTGTTttggggtcatgtgatcactgttagAATCCAGATCCTGGGTTTGTTttggggtcatgtgatcactgttagAATCCAGAACCCGGGTTTGTTttgaggtcatgtgatcactgttagAATCCAGAACCCGGGTTTGTTttggggtcatgtgatcactgttagAATCCAGATCCTGGGTTTGTTttggggtcatgtgatcactgttagAATCCAGAACCCGGGTTTGTTttggggtcatgtgatcactgttagAATCCAGATCCTGGGTTTGTTttggggtcatgtgatcactgttagAATCCAGAACCCGAGTTTGTTttgaggtcatgtgatcactgttagAATCCAGAACCCGGGTTTGTTttgaggtcatgtgatcactgttagAATCCAGATCCCGGGTTTGTTttggggtcatgtgatcactgttagAATCCAGAACCCGGGTTTATTttcaggtcatgtgatcactgttagAATCCAGAACCCAGGTTTATTttggggtcatgtgatcactgttagAGCCTGGGTTTTGTTTGAGGTTATTGTTAGAACTTAGACCCCGGGTTCTGTTGAACTGTCTAATGACAGCTGTTGCACACAAACCCCTAACAAAGGACCATAGTAGAATATTATTTTGTAGTCCCGAATACATAATCCATTTGGTGACATTTTGGTGTTTTGCTTGTTTTGCAGTTGTCTCATCGGCAGCCTCCGTGGCTCTCTGCTCCTACCTTTATGTGTTGCTCCGTGATGAAGTCCACTTCCAGGTCATGAAGCCCCCAGCAAACTACGTGAAGATGGGAGACAGTTTCTACTTTGCCATCTCTACCTTCCTGGCTGCTGTCTGTGCAACTCTTCTTAGTTGTTGTGCAAGGAAGTACCGAAGAGACTATTGCACGGAAAACCCGATCTCAGGCACTGACGTTACCACTCCCCTTCTACAGGACTGTGAGAGCCCGGGTACCCCAGGGGAGTATGGGTAATACGTAGGACCCCGCTTCATGGGCAGCCTAGGGGCCCCAGGTGGGGGAAACGGAAGCTGTCAGGATTTGCAGCCGCTCGGCCGATGGCTGACTTATACTGTGCAATCTAGCGTAGGACCAAATATTTATATTGAAGGAAACCTTTTATGAGCAAATCAAATACAAAGATCCCCGCACTGTATAACGGGCGCTCTtcagtgccatcatttatcggTAACTTTCCTGTCCGCTAGCTTAAAGAGTAAATCCCTCTTTTGTTCTGAAAAACAATCctctctgggtgatcaatgtacattgcagggaattcAACAAACTTTGTAACCGATTCctacctgttgttttttttttctcatatttttgGGATCCTGATTGTGAATACGAGtatgcaggggatgcccaaaatctgacatGCATCTTAGTGCAGAAATtctgtgagccaatcacacaagcaggaaatggtaTTTCTGGAGGGCGTTCCATACAccaactgtgtacagaacacctccaggttgccatattgcattttacagaaaattacagtgagtgagtaacttgtatagcactgacaaatgcgaaccgaatcgcctcaaggcgaaacctgcagattgaaaaggaaaggtcattttgaaTAACATTTACTTCCAATATGGATTGTAGCTTTACTGCTACACCATGGCCGCTCTGCACAgaatcacgtgtgtgtgtgtgatatatgtgtatacatacatacatacatacatacacacatacacacactgtataatTAGTCACAGAAGAAGCTGATCAGAAGGTACCAACCAATGGATGAGCACCGGCACCCGCTAATCAGCGAGGAGACAGacctctgcctatgtaaacaaggccgaGCTCCGTCCTGTCAGTGAGGATGTGCTggattttgtttccctgcaaagcagggaataaaatccagcacAGCCCTTAGTGAAAGCTCCACATAGTACacacaaacactggttaggcacatgtttaaccctttgattgccctataTGTTtaaccttcccagccagtgtcattagtacagtagtaGTGTGTATTTCTTAGCAAtgttcactgtattggtgtcactggtttccaaaaagtgtcagtttcaGATTGTCCGCTgcaagggtaggcaacctggggctctccagctgttgaactaaatttcccaggaggaattgcaaggctggcagttacaattattcccagaggcatgattggacttgtagttatgcaacagctggagggccccaggttgcctacccctggtccacctcaatatcgcagtcctgctataagttgctcattaccatcattactagtaaaaaaatctaaacaaaATTCAGTATATATCCTATAGatcagtgatatgcaattagcggacctccagctgttgcaaaactacaagtcccatcatgcctctgcctctgggtgtcatgcttgtggctgtcagagtcttgctatgcctcatgggatttgtagttctgaaacagctggaggtccgctaattgcatatccctgctatagattatactttttgcacaaaccaatcaatatacacttattgagattttttttaccagaaacatagcagaatacatatcagcctaaatttatgaagaaggtaaaactttttttttgtgctttcttttttttttgtttatagcggggaaaaaaaaagcagaggtgttcaaatgccaccaaaagaaagctgtatttgtggggaaccaaaaaattaaatttagttttggtacaatgtcgcatgaccacgcaattgtcaggtaaaggggttgtaaaggatacttgtttaaaaaaaaaaaacatgttatacttacctccactgtgcagctcgttttgcacagagtggccccgaacctggtcctctggggtccctcggcggctgtcttggctcctccctgcaagaactaagccccttcatgggaagctctctcctgtgggggttagttcttg
This window encodes:
- the LOC120924533 gene encoding uncharacterized protein LOC120924533; amino-acid sequence: MERRVVEGERGARCEMAALLQALAVLCASLALSDPGWLLLSVDGDQLVYGASYILHNGFNFTETGTHQLLHKTGLYILALIALCCYINILFGSFAFMLDFVRVRINISTILHFITVVSSAASVALCSYLYVLLRDEVHFQVMKPPANYVKMGDSFYFAISTFLAAVCATLLSCCARKYRRDYCTENPISGTDVTTPLLQDCESPGTPGEYG